One bacterium genomic window carries:
- the atpA gene encoding F0F1 ATP synthase subunit alpha, with product MAVSLRPDEVSSILKKQLAEFEREIDTYETGVVLQIGDGIARIYGLSKAMASELIEFPNGSIGMILNLEEDHVGAVLFGESSEIKEGDIVKRTGRIAEVPVGEEILGRVVNALGQPIDGKGPIHTKHTSLIERKALGVIERQSVKEPLATGIKAIDAMIPIGRGQRELIIGDRQTGKTAVAVDTIINQKGKGVYCIYVGIGQKESTVARVVRTLEENNAMEYTIVVSASASEPAPLQYIAPYTGAAMGEFFRDSGRHALIVYDDLSKHAVAYRQVSLLLRRPPGREAYPGDVFYLHSRLLERAAKLNDKLGGGSMTALPIIETQAGDVSAYIPTNVISITDGQIFLESNLFYSGIRPAINVGISVSRVGGSAQIKAMKQVAGRLRLDLAQYRNLEAFAKFGSDLDKVTQQQLRRGARLVEILKQGQYEPYSFEKQISIIYAATNGYLDEIQVQDCRRFEKEMLEYMELRYKSLLDAIATKKELTDEIRNQLNTVIAEFKLTFKVSA from the coding sequence ATGGCAGTTTCATTAAGACCGGATGAAGTATCCAGTATCCTGAAGAAGCAGCTTGCGGAATTTGAACGCGAGATTGATACGTACGAAACAGGTGTGGTTCTCCAGATCGGAGACGGTATCGCGCGCATTTACGGCTTATCCAAAGCGATGGCGAGTGAATTGATCGAATTTCCCAACGGTTCGATCGGTATGATTTTGAACTTGGAAGAAGATCACGTAGGCGCCGTGCTTTTCGGTGAGTCAAGTGAAATCAAAGAAGGCGACATTGTCAAACGTACGGGCCGCATTGCGGAAGTACCGGTCGGAGAAGAAATTCTCGGTCGTGTGGTCAATGCACTTGGCCAGCCGATCGACGGCAAAGGGCCGATTCACACCAAACACACATCGTTGATTGAACGTAAAGCCTTGGGCGTGATCGAACGCCAATCGGTAAAAGAACCTTTGGCAACGGGCATCAAAGCGATCGACGCGATGATTCCCATCGGACGCGGCCAGCGTGAATTGATCATTGGCGATCGTCAAACGGGTAAGACTGCCGTTGCGGTCGATACGATCATCAATCAGAAAGGCAAAGGCGTTTATTGTATCTACGTTGGTATCGGTCAGAAAGAATCAACGGTAGCGCGCGTCGTCCGCACACTTGAAGAAAATAATGCGATGGAATATACGATTGTTGTGTCCGCTTCGGCATCGGAACCGGCACCGTTGCAATATATTGCGCCGTATACGGGTGCGGCGATGGGAGAATTTTTCCGCGATAGCGGACGTCATGCGCTGATTGTGTACGACGATCTATCGAAACACGCAGTGGCGTATCGTCAGGTGTCGTTATTATTGCGCCGTCCTCCGGGTCGTGAAGCGTATCCGGGCGACGTATTCTATCTGCACTCACGGTTGCTGGAGCGCGCGGCCAAACTGAACGACAAACTCGGCGGCGGTTCGATGACGGCTTTGCCGATCATTGAAACGCAGGCAGGCGACGTCTCGGCCTACATCCCGACCAACGTTATTTCGATCACCGACGGGCAGATCTTTTTGGAATCGAACTTGTTTTATTCCGGTATTCGTCCTGCGATCAACGTCGGTATTTCCGTGTCGCGCGTCGGTGGAAGCGCCCAGATCAAGGCGATGAAGCAAGTAGCCGGCCGTCTGCGTCTCGATCTCGCTCAATACCGTAACCTTGAAGCCTTTGCAAAATTCGGATCCGATCTCGACAAAGTCACTCAGCAACAGCTTCGCCGTGGTGCACGATTGGTAGAAATTCTCAAGCAAGGTCAATACGAACCGTATTCCTTTGAAAAACAAATTTCGATTATTTACGCGGCGACGAACGGTTATCTTGACGAAATTCAAGTTCAGGATTGCCGACGCTTTGAAAAAGAAATGCTCGAATACATGGAATTGCGTTATAAATCGTTGCTGGATGCTATCGCGACGAAAAAAGAATTGACGGACGAAATCCGTAATCAATTGAACACGGTAATCGCCGAATTTAAATTAACTTTTAAAGTTAGCGCGTAA
- the atpH gene encoding ATP synthase F1 subunit delta yields MKSTRTARRYAQALLELSSDAKVMERLTQDIQGLKEAVDQSPEFRNFLINPVIKEDQKKKIIKSMFEKKVSTEALQFLEVLCQKRRENILGEIVESFLDLRNEQLGLVNAEVVSVVDLRADQIEALKSKLKSLTGKTPQLSFRKDPSLIGGFLVRVEDTVIDGSVRRQLEKLREGFGNTHAH; encoded by the coding sequence ATGAAAAGTACCCGAACGGCACGACGATATGCGCAGGCTTTGTTAGAACTGTCCAGTGACGCCAAAGTGATGGAACGCCTGACGCAGGATATCCAAGGCCTGAAAGAAGCGGTCGACCAATCGCCTGAATTCCGTAATTTTTTGATCAACCCAGTAATCAAGGAAGATCAAAAGAAAAAAATTATTAAATCAATGTTCGAGAAAAAAGTTTCAACCGAAGCGCTCCAGTTTCTGGAAGTTTTGTGTCAGAAACGCCGGGAAAATATTCTGGGTGAAATCGTCGAATCGTTTTTAGATTTACGCAATGAACAACTCGGCCTGGTCAACGCTGAAGTCGTATCCGTTGTTGATTTGCGTGCCGATCAGATCGAAGCTCTGAAGAGCAAATTGAAATCGTTGACAGGAAAGACGCCGCAACTTTCTTTTCGCAAAGATCCTAGCCTCATCGGTGGTTTTTTAGTTCGCGTAGAAGATACGGTCATCGACGGCTCCGTCCGCAGGCAGCTTGAAAAATTGCGCGAAGGTTTCGGTAATACACATGCACATTGA